A single genomic interval of Spirosoma taeanense harbors:
- a CDS encoding amidohydrolase family protein, with amino-acid sequence MKKILISILTLTSLTSFGQNPAPARPQARMIALMGGTIHIGNGQVIPNGVIVFENGIISNVADATTVRLNTSTMDVIDVTGKHVYPGLISPASTVGLQEIGAVRSTVDKQEIGVLNPNVRALIAYNTDSEIIPTIRNNGVLLTQAMPQGGTVSGSSSVMMADGWNWEDAVLKRDDGIWLNWPAYFARSFDIVDFSLVVKKNEKRSETIGALEATFGDAKAYAALTSQTPKNLKLESMRGLFSGKQNLYIRADYGKDIIEAVQFAKSFGVPNVVIVGGEEAHRVASFLKDNNVPVILSALHRLPNREDEDVDLPYRMPGILQKAGVLVSLSYADEWWRTRNLPFLAGTAVGFGINDREEALKMVTSNTAKILGVDNLVGTLEKGKQATLFVSAGDALDMRTNVVEQAYVQGRKVNLDDRHKRLYKTYKEKYEQK; translated from the coding sequence ATGAAAAAAATACTAATTAGCATACTTACCCTGACCTCGCTTACGAGCTTTGGCCAGAACCCCGCTCCGGCCCGGCCGCAGGCCCGGATGATAGCGTTGATGGGCGGCACGATTCACATCGGAAACGGGCAGGTTATTCCAAACGGAGTGATCGTTTTTGAGAACGGCATCATCTCGAACGTAGCCGACGCGACGACCGTCCGGCTGAACACCAGCACCATGGACGTTATCGACGTAACGGGCAAACACGTTTATCCCGGTCTGATTTCGCCCGCATCGACGGTGGGTCTGCAGGAAATCGGGGCCGTACGCTCGACGGTCGATAAGCAGGAAATTGGCGTCCTGAACCCAAACGTCCGGGCGCTGATTGCCTACAACACTGATTCCGAGATCATACCGACCATCCGGAACAACGGCGTGCTGCTGACGCAGGCCATGCCGCAGGGAGGCACCGTGTCGGGGAGTTCGAGTGTCATGATGGCCGACGGCTGGAACTGGGAAGACGCCGTTCTGAAGCGAGACGATGGTATCTGGCTCAACTGGCCTGCCTACTTCGCCCGTAGTTTCGATATCGTCGATTTCTCGCTGGTCGTTAAGAAAAACGAAAAGCGTTCCGAAACCATCGGTGCGCTTGAGGCCACCTTCGGCGATGCGAAAGCCTATGCGGCCCTGACCAGCCAGACACCTAAAAACCTGAAGCTGGAATCCATGCGGGGCTTGTTTTCGGGGAAACAGAATCTATACATCCGGGCTGACTACGGGAAAGACATCATCGAAGCGGTTCAGTTTGCTAAGTCGTTTGGTGTTCCCAACGTGGTGATTGTGGGTGGCGAAGAAGCCCACCGGGTCGCCAGCTTCCTGAAAGACAACAACGTACCGGTTATTCTGAGTGCTCTGCACCGTCTGCCCAATCGGGAAGACGAAGACGTTGACCTGCCGTATCGCATGCCCGGTATCCTGCAAAAAGCGGGTGTGCTGGTCAGTCTGAGTTATGCTGATGAATGGTGGCGGACGCGCAACCTGCCCTTTCTGGCCGGTACCGCCGTTGGTTTTGGTATCAATGACCGCGAAGAAGCTCTGAAGATGGTAACGTCGAATACCGCCAAAATCCTGGGCGTCGATAACCTCGTTGGAACGCTCGAAAAAGGCAAACAGGCCACCCTGTTTGTGTCGGCGGGCGATGCGCTCGATATGCGGACGAATGTGGTCGAACAGGCGTATGTGCAGGGTCGAAAAGTCAATCTGGACGACCGGCACAAGCGACTCTACAAAACTTATAAAGAGAAATACGAGCAGAAATAA